ACAggaatggtttttttccttcctgtttcatAGAGTCATTTGACCTCCCTCTGTATTCTGAATTACTAGATGCTAGAAAGCccctaagaggaaaaaaaatcaacaattctGCTGTAATGACTTTCCTGCTGTATTTTCCATACTTTGCAGCCACGTACTTTTACCAAGGCATGTTCCAATGCTGACTCTAGGGGCAGCCCCTAGTGCAAGCCATGCTGCACAGCCTCTCCCCTGCCAGTGATGGGGACATTGTGTGCAAATCCTGCTCACAGGCCTCCCACACAATTTGCATGGGAATATTGTGTGCCTGTACATAACCACATAAGTGAGTTTTGCTCTGCACGTAGAGTCAGCCCAGCAAGATCCAGGGAAGCCCCAAAGCTTAACCTTTTGTGGAACTTGTGTAAATGGCAGATCCACCAGCTCTGATGATCCTTTCTGTGGTTTCAGTCCTATGGCTCCTGCACTCAGAGCATCTCCTCAGTCTTCAGATCATCTTACTGCTTTCTCTTGTTCCTGCGCTGAGCTTTCCCTTACACAGAGCTGCCACAGTCACATTGTTTGCAGATCTGGCAATACAGGATCTCAGGACTCTGTGGTGCATGTAGACATTCCTCCTGCAGTCTCTCAGAGCAGTTAATTTCTTGTATCCAGCATCTTTCCCACAAATGCTAGAGACACCCTGTGTCCTTCTACACCCAGGCTGCATTTCAGTGGACAATAAAATAGTTGGCAATTCATTTCATTAGAAACTTTCCCTTTTCTGAGACTATAATGTGCAATGATTGCTGAGCATCCCCAGTGTAATGTCACAGGCATGTCTCGAGCACCGCTTCAACTCATGTCTAGATGTCATATCCCTGGCGGCTTATGCAGACAGATTTACCCTACCTGCAGAAAGGATCAGAAGCTGCTATCACCTGACACAGATGTACAAAATTCTCCATCCCTCACAGAAATACTCAGAGGACGGGGGGTGTGGACCAGCAGAGTTTTCTCTGCCCAGGCAGGGATCCCAGCAGGGTAGCACAGCCAAAGGAACTACTGATTTCACTGGGTAACAGAAGCTGTGGAGCCACCCGAAAGGGCTTAGCTCAGCCACCTCTCACTACCAGCTTGTTTTTAACTCCTACGCTTTCTTTTTCTATTGTATGTAAAGCACCAATAGCACCATCCCAGCCACTCAGTCCTCCTCACAGCTCCCAAGGACAgatcttccccctgcccccatcttCCCAGCCAGGCACTGCCCCTGTCCTGGGCTGGGAGTCCTGCCTGCGGCTTTCTTCTGCGCAGTGGGGTGGACGGACCGGGCAGCCAGCTCCAGGGAGCAGAGCTAAGCCTGGTTTTGCTAATCAGCCTCATTCCACACTGACACTCATAAGAGTTGCCCTGGTTATTTTTAGGCACCACTGGGAGCTGCCAGGGCTCTCACACCTCAGGAGGTTTCACAGCTCCTCACTCAGCCCCTTACACCACAGCAACTCAGAAGGACTCTTTGGATGCTGGATGTCAGTTCCTATGGGATTGTGCAAGCCTGAACAACGAAGAGGCAAGGCAGGTGGCTCTCGGCTTCATGCACCCTGCACTAAGCAGAGCCTCCTCAGCTAGCAGCAGCCAAAAATGCATAGTTACAGCCTGCACAACACCTCTTCCAAGCTAAGCTCTCCTTCCCAGCCACACAAGCACTGCTctcacacagcagcagagctcaaCTCCTCAgatcacaaaaaaaaagctggacaAAATTGCTCTTTTTTCCTGCTAGGCATAAAAATAAAGACCCAGCCTTGCTTACCTCTGTCCTTGTAGAAAGGCCTTCCTCCACCCAGAAACAGAGCTATCCCATCAAGACCTGCTGTGGCTTCACTTTCCTTTTATACATGACAAGGGCAGCTGTGTTAGAAAATAGCCCCAGCTGCATCTCCTCTGCACTTATTTGACTTCTCCTTGCCCAGGGAAGCCTGCAAGGTGTTGGGCAGATTGTGCTGGGGGTGAGCATCCCTGGGCCAGGAATTCAAGCGGGGTTTGAGAGTAGGTGATGTTCACTCAGAGGTCAGTGCCTTGGTGCTATCAGAAGAGCTGTGGGACCACTGGGGAGTTTCCAGCCTTTGAGGTGAAATCCAGCAGGGACTCTTCTCCCTGAATGATCTGGGGGAAGACAGGGAAACCAAGTCTGAAGGGGATCCCCATTGCAAAGGAATCCACCCCATGGCCCAAGCGTGATGGGGTGTCTGCACATCACAAGCAGGGACAATACGTGAGTCTTCCTGGAACGTGCCTGCAACAGCACCTGTGGGGCTTTTGCAGCTGAAGGGTTTTAAGTGACTGGTCTGTGGTTTGTCTGCTTTGCAAGTTCAGGCATTAGCAGATCTTCCACACAGTTGCTGGTTTTGTTCACGTAAAAATATGTTGACATATAAAGGCAGCTAAATAACAAgttgggagaaaataaaaataatggagaagGGACTTGTAGCCTCATACTCCTTACAGCTTTTAAAGGGTCTCTGCAGGGGACAGAGAGACCGGTGGGTGCTGGCTCACAAGGCGACGGGTGCTTGTGGCCATGCTGGGTGAACGAGAGGTCTGGCTCACTGCTGTCTGCTGTGCAGAAGGCAGAGAGCTGCGTCTGCCTGGTGCGAGCCTGGCTTGAGGGGTTGAAAAATGGGGGGGAGAAAGGTGCAAGCCTGCCATGTCCTAAGGACTGCCGGGGCTAAGTGTGCCTCATCCCGCTCTGCCACCCCATACCTCAGAGGGATGTGCATCTTTCGGAGGTGGGGGCGGAACTGGAGTGCCCTGATTTATTAGCGCCTCGAAGCTGTGGGATGTGAAAAACAAGCTTGAcctgggaacaaaacaaaaatacaactgCTGTCACGGCAACTGTCTCCAGATGCATGAAGAGACCAATTATTTCCATTAATCAACTTAGTGAGAAGATGTAGAAGACCTTAAGCTGCAGCGGAGGCTTGttgctgaggggagggaggagcagagagcTCTATCAAACCCCGGTTGCCAAGGCAAACCGTGATTCCTCCTGTGGCAGAGGATTTTTGGAGCAGATGCTCAGCACCCATGCCCCGTAGGGACTGGCAGAGGAGTGCCACCCGCTCCTGGCACAGGGATgcaggctggcagtgctgcacagccagagctgggcaCCGGCTGCCCTCCTGGCAGACAGACGGACGGATGGACAGTTGCCCACATGTCCTGACACTAACGAGATGCTGGCGGGGCTGAGCAatcccctcctgcctctcccactcctccccacgccttcccctctcccctgggGACCACAGCAGCACGCATACAGACTCACCCTACCCCGATGCCAAGGGTCAGCCGTGATTTTGAAATCCGTCTAGAGCATCTCTTACGTCAGCTGGGAGCCAGGCAGTGGCCGGGAGGATGTGGGGCAGCAGGAGGTACCTTGGGACAGCAGAGACACGGCGgtgtgggggtccctggggacgTGCTGAAggccaggagggagggaagggagttTGGGGCGCTTGGTAGAGCTAAATGCAAGGTTTGTGAAGTTGTAGAGGAGTCAGCCTAAGCCTAATCTTAACCCGGGGGCTAAGCAATTAGTTACCAGTTCTACAGGCATTGAGTGATCTTTATACCATAAAACCAGgccaaagcaaaagaagggaTCTGTTTATGGACACCGAGCCTCAGTCCCCCTGCTGTATCTGCTCTCCTCCTATATGAATTATAATTTTCCACTAGTCCTAGAGAAGCCTAGAAGCTCTGTTCCTGCAAAACCATTGCAGGGCCTGGAGAAGCTGTGATGTCTGCGCTGGCTGAATTAATTGTACTTAGCATAAGAGCCAGAGGATGCAGAGTCATTATGAGGAATCCCACAGCAAAAGCCTTCCGAAAATACTGAAGTGCCATGCCCAACCTTGACATCTCTTCACCACTGAAGTGTGATGAGGCTTTTCCGTGCTATTCTCTCCTGGAAGGAAGCTGCTCAGCACATAAGACAGACACACGTGCCCTGGTAGGAGATCAGGCTGCTGCCCAGGTCCTGCCTGTTTTCTTACCCAGCTGGGAAACTCGGGGCTCAGCCGTTTGGAGCACATCAATTCTGGCCAACAAGACCCATCACCACCACATTTTGGAGAACACAGACCCAGCAGGAAAGTTGGGGAGCTCTGTGCCTGGGGCAGACTCTGTCACCAGCCTTACCAATGCTTGTTGCCTACGTAGCTGCTACCAAGCTGGGCTCCCAACAGGACATCTGCATCTTCAGCTCGGCTTCTGGCCACGGATCTAAAGCTCTAGTGCATGGGGGTCATGAGCTGTAGCGAGGTCTTTAAGGCACGAGCACAGGTGCTAAAAATACTCTCTAACCCCGATAACACCACTACAGAGCCCTCCTTCTTTGATGTGCAACCCCTCATGCATGTTCCCTGACAAGAGCCAGTGGAAAATTTGCTGAAATTCCAGCTGGAAGTTGTCAGACAGTTGGTGGAAACCCCCTGACCTCAAGTGCTGGCTCCAGCcctatgggattttttttcctcctcgcTGGATGTGACTCTCCCAGCAGGAAACCTCACAGCAGACCCACAGGGAGCACAGAAATCCCGGGGCTCCTGTCTCTGTGCTCTACCAGGCCCCCCTTTGCAGTAAACCATCttatactgtaaatattttaaaagcccagCAGGGCTGTTGAGTATGTTTTGCTGTTGTTATGGATCCAGCCCCAACAGGAGAGTTCTAATAATAGTTACTGTACCCTGGAATGAAAGGGCAAGGGGCACTGCACAACGTGGAGAGCTCGAAGGCAACCGTATGACTCCATGCCTTCGTCCCTGCAGGTTGGCAATGAAGGGGAGAGAAGTGGGATGCGATGCATGAGCGGAAGGAGGGGTCGTATCCCTGTTCCCCAGCAGAACTTTGAAATTTTACCCCAGAAACACAGCAAGGTTTAGCTTGGCTTCATGGCTTTATGACTCCAGAAGTTTGGGGCCCAAAAGAGAGCGTTAGATCCTCTGGTGTGACACCAAGCAGGCGGGAGAGCATGTCCCCGGCCGGGCTGTGGGACGAGGGAGCCATCTCCAACCAGAACCCGCAGCTGTTGGTCCCAACTGCCACCAGCAACGGGCTGGTGCGGGGCCAtggccgggcagcagcaccccaggacGTGAGTCTGCTGGGGGTCCTGCCCCCGGGGACCTCGGTGTCCCAGTCCCTGCCctcgggggctgcctgctgcgGCCGCAGAGGTGGCCAAGGTGCAAGGCTCCCCTCCTTGGGCATCCCAGGGGACAGCACAGCGGGCAGGGCAGCTGCCCCCACTCACCCCCGAGGAACAGGGAGGTCTCTAAAGGAAAGCTGGGTGGGAGCAGGCAACGATTCAGGCTTAGTTAAGCAGGGAAAACCATTGCTGTGTTTAACCTTTGAACCTCCTTCCTTACAGCAGCCCAGGTGTACTGTGCTGGCTGCCCTAAGGGGCAAGGATGGCTAAGCAGGGGACTAAGCTGCCTTATGCCCAAAAGTGTCATGGATGCCATGCAGAGACGAACAGGACTTTCTCTGACCTAGAGGCCCTTTGCGCTCACTGCAAAGGCGGGTTATGTGGAGAGGAAAATACTGAGGAAGGCGAGAGGTAagagaggcagagcagaaaggaagagcaaagcagGCAGTGGAGGGGAAGGTGGCTGAATTCAGCACAGCCTGCTGATAGCCAGCATCGGTGCAGAGTCCAAAAATAGTCCTTCCTAGCCATAAAAAGCTTACAGTTTAACCTAGACAAGGGACAGATGCAATATCGTGCGAAGGGTTTCCTTGAAACTGGAGTCCGGGTCTGGGTGTGACTGTAACATCCATCCGATCCCTTGGAGTTAGACCCCGGCCACTGGCTCAGGTCACAGGGCTTGTGTTTGCTCTGCAGGCGTATGGCCCTGTGTTGAGCTTAACCTGCCTGTGGCATTTCCAGGTCATTTGTCTGCTACTCCTATATTATTTGCAGTCACTCTTTGCTTGTAGTCCCTGGGATATGTGCTGTGGAGAAGCAGGCAAGGGGGGGAAATGGGAATTAAATGCTGGCTTGTCAGAGGGCCCGGGAGGGGCATTGAGCTGACCCAAAAGAAATGCCTCGGTTTCTTCTACCAAAAGGCAGAAGAAACATTTAACCCTTTAATTTCTTTGCATCCACCTTCTAAATGGGGACAATTCAGCCCTGGTATGAGTAGGGCTGGTTTAGCTGCAGCCCCCCAGAGCAGAGCCAGCTGCTCCGTCAGCTGCTGGGTGACTTCCCTGGAAAATGCCGGCAAGCCCAGCTGCAGTCCAACAGCAAAACCACTCCGGAAGCTGAGTCCATGCCAGCAAAGCCAAGACTATTACAACTCCAGATTTTTTAGTCCTCACAAAACACTATGGAAAAATAAGTCCAGGCCAAACAGCAGGTTTGGCAGAGCCAGGTTATTTCAGGGGGGCACAGGAGCAGAGGTGGCTCTGGGGACACATCTGGTATCTGTGGCAGCTTGCAAGGGGCTTCCTCACTTGTGGCCAGCTTCCCTGAGACAGGCAGCACCGTGTCCCCACGGTGGAGGGGACAGAACCTCCCtccaagcagcacagaaaagcttTTGAGTAACAGGCAATGGGCAGCAGGTCCCAGCCCTCTGCCAATGGCCTTTGTCACCACGCCACGCATCCCCTGCCCCGTCCCCCTGGGCTGGCATGCTGCGCCGAGGGTGCAGGGGCCGTTTCTGTTACCGTCAGCAgcaaggagagaagggaggcggaAAACGACCCTCTGGGGACAAGTTGAATCATCTCTTTGAAGTGCCCTGGAAATCCTTGCGCAGTGTATTTGTGTGCTGCGGACTTATTCCTGCAATGTCTGGCAAGAGCTGGCACGTCATTCCATCCTGCCAGCCCACGGGAGCATGAAAAACTGAAGGTGGGGAGCCCTCCCCTGCCACCGCTAAATGACTGTCCACGGTGACGCAGTTTCAGGTTGAACTACATGGGCAAGAGGGAAGGTGGTTCCTTTCTTGTCCCTGGCAGATACCAAAAGATGTTTCCACTGACTAAACACCCACTGAACTGTTTTGCACCTGCCTGGAAATGTGGAAATGGCCTTTGAAAAATCAggtttttctgtcaaaaattgAGGCAAGCGCTCCCATCACCTCCTCGGTCCAACAGCTTCCCGGAGGCAGAGGCTGGAGTGTCTCTGCCAGAGGGGAAGGATCTGCCTGCAAGGCTTTTGAGAGCCGCCCACCTTGAAAATTCTGAAGGAACTGCACAAATTTGAAAGCTTTGCTCAGAAATCCACCCCCTCCAGCTTTTGGCGTGGAGAGCCGAAGGCAGGAACCCTCCCAGCCacggaaaataaataaatcacagacGCCATCTCCCGGCCGCTGAGCCGGGACCCAGACCTGGCCCGAGCGGGACCTGCTTCTGCACACTTGGTTCCTTCCCCTGTTCTAAATCAAGATCCCAGCCTTTTCCCATGTGATGGGGCATTTAGTCACTTGGCACAGCgctgctgcagctgagcacaTCTACCTTTGGCAGCTACATCAAGGGACAGCGGGAAAATGCTGCGTCCTGGGGGCTGGCCGGCTCCCGCTCCCCAGTTTGTGGAGTCCATCCTGCAAACCAGGTGGTCCAGCTCCCGATACAAGGGCAGGATTCCTGAGCATATCAGCTCTGGACTGGCCTCACTGATGTGAAGATGAACCCAGGCTTGTATGGACTGCTGTTAGGGAAGCTTCCCAAGTCCATATGGcatctctccagcagctgcagaaggtCAGCAGCCTCTGGGCTCCGATGAGCTGTGAGGAGGACTTGTCTGGGAATGAAGGATGCTTGTGCTGTCCCAGGGAAAAGGCGGTTTGCTCGCTGAGATCACCAAGCCTGCTGCATCCAGAGCGGGCGCCTCATCCCGGGAAGGGCATGcctggaaaggaaggagggaagatgaggaaagaaaaccaGCTGGGATCTCTTCCTGGGGCAAAGGATGCAGCTTTTCCTGGGGCTTGTTTAACAGGGGCTAGATGGATGCCAAGCCCTGTGAGGAGGCAGTTGTTTGCAAGGATTTTCTGGATTTGGAGCAGCAGGTTCTCCTGGGAGGTGTGGGTGGGCCAAGCCCCACATCCCTCCAGTAAGCCGGTGCCAGCGCTCCCTGAGCTGGCATCAGCACCGAGAGAGGAGTCCCTGGGGCTGCTGAAACTGGGGTTATGCAGGTTTGAGGTTACTGCACCCTGCTCAGTCTCAGGAACGGGGAGAATTTAACCTCTTTTATCCTGGCTATTGCATCTTCCCCAACGTCTTCTTTCTACTGCCATAACACTGGGGATTACAGAGTGAGGAGTGCGATTCCTGCCCAGGCTGGTGGTCTGCCAGCAGATTTCCCTGCTAGGAAGATCAATATTAAGCAGGATTTGTACAGGCGGCTAAGCAAATTTCTCAGTGGGACAttaaccccaaaacacaaaagcaagtgAATGACAAgaagttcaatttttttcattacatgaGTGTTTCGAATTGGGGCCTCCTTCAAGTACTGACAACATCAGCAGGGCTAAAGGCAGTTTTTACAGCGAGCAGAATCACAGATGAGACAACAATTAATCTCTAACTTCCACGCAGAAAACCAAACTAAGTGGCAAACTGAGTAAGCGGGAGCAGGAACCAAGAGCACCAGGTTTCCAGTGCAGAGACAGCATGTGCTCACTAGCTCTGTGCCTGGGAGCCAGGACGCCTGCGATATGTACCCCAAGCTGCTGAGGTCCCTGGACTCTGTGTGCTGTACAAATGCTGGCAAGTTAAACCATCAGCTAAAATGAAAAACTAACAACTTAAGGACTCATCATGCTGAACTAAGAGCTGGCTCGCAGCAGAGCTCCCGTGTGACGATTGGCCGCTCCGAGCCTTTCTTTGTGCTCTGTGCTTGGCACAGACACAAGCCTGGAGTGAAGGGATCCAAACATCTCACCGAAGCACTGAATTTCACACGTTAAAGTGCCTATCTCAAAGCAGTCCAGCCCAACACTTTTTCAGTGACATCTGACAACCAGTGGAGGCCAGTACTGATCCAAAGCCCTGTACCTATGAAATACTCCCCTGCTCCTCGAGCTTTCCAGCCCGTAGCCATCAGGGCCCTGATCATTTCCCATTACAAATTCAGGTTGGATCAGCACCCCATCCCCCCCATGCAGCGAGCCAAATTTGGCCTCCGTTCAAAGTTCCCGTGGCAttttgaggaggaaggagggctttttctgtaggaaaaagcTGCTGCAAACGACCTTGCAGCTCCTAAGGGGGAAGGCCAGAAACTCAAAAGGAGAGGCAAATGCCTTGTCTGCCTTGCTTTGCAATAGGAAGGCAGAACAAGGGCCAGTAAGGCAGCTGGGATGGATCCTTCCTGCCTACCGGCCCTCACCCAGCATGGTAGGTCACCCGACACAGTGGGTGACCCAGCACGGTGGTCACCCCACACGCCGCCCCACGTGATGGGGTTGATATCTGAGATTTCAGTAGCTGCTGTTAGAGGAACTGGAGCAGAGTTACAGGGACTATTTTTTCATGCTGTAATTTAACCCCTCGGAGTAACCTAACCTGGAGGGAGCCATGACTCAAGGCTTGCAGAGCATCCTTGGCCTCACAGCTGTGTTTTCTCCGCAGCATTTTGCAGGCATATAGAGATGCAATGGAGGTAGAGTCCAGCACATATACTGACTTTATTTCCTGCGATCGGGCTGGTCGGAGGAACGCTGTCCATGACATCCAACGGGACGCAACCACCATCAGCATGCGCAAGCTGACCGAGGACCTAGGTGACCTCGCCGTTGAAGGAGCAGGTGAGCTGCCACAGACACCAGTAAGCCCCGCTCCTGGCACCCAGGCTAGAAGGGCAAGGCACGAAATGCCAGTGCAGCTGACCAGTGCTGTCACTGGGAGCATCACACAGATGCTCAGGAGGGCTATGCCATTCCTCCTGCAGTCAGTGCCTTCATGCTCGCTGGGTACTCAGCTTGTGGGAGACTCCCTAGGCCGAGGGGCTCTGGCAGTAAACAGGATGGTCCTGGGGTTCCTGGCACACGAGTGCTGCACGCTCCAGCCAAGGCCCTTTGCTCAGCTGGTTTGTAGAGGCACTGGGGCTTAAACTAGACATGGACTGACCAAGAGCCTTCCCAGGGCAAATTACACATCAGGTATACCTTAGGCTTTATAAAAATCAAGTGTGGGGCAGGTTGTGGTTTGCGTGTtctttgttggttggttttgtggttttttttaaaaaaatcacccttCAAATAGTtccacagtattttaaataacagcagaaataattttaaacatcaCCAGCCATCCCCAGGTCTTCCCCTCTAGCCCAAACACAGCAGCGGTATCACCCTGTTCAATACATGCTGGCCAGCTGACTACAAGAAGCATGAATCTTCTGTTCTGGCAAACCAGCCACTCTGATTTCACTAATAAGCAACAAAACGTACAGCACCGCTGCAGAGGGTAAACCCCCAGGTTTTGCCCTTGCTCTTTTACTCCTCCAGCCTACTGTAACTATAAAAACACTTTAAACACATTACCCCAACTGTACTTCTTTCAACATGTCCATACTAGCATGTGTCCATCCACCCATACATAATAAACACAAATTAGAGCTCTTCTAACAGAGAACAACTCGGGTAGCTGCCAGGCTGTCGGGCAGACATTCCTGGAGCACTTGCAAGTTGCCATTACAGATTAGACAAGGAGAGCACATCCCTGCCCTGAGGCTCCCTCCCAGCATCACCAGATGTGTTGAGAAGCCTTTGTACTCCAGGAACATTAAGGGAGAACCCAATACTCTTAAGCCAAATATCTGGCCGCGGAGGGTAGCAATAGGTCTTCAGGTGGCAATCTGAATAAAATCAGCTATAGCAATTACTGATCGCTTGTGTCCTCAGCAGAGTGTAACCGTGCTTTCTTCCCAATCCTCCCTTCTGCAGAAAGCCAAAGAGATGCTACTTCTTCTGAGAATGACCCTGGAGCAAGACCAAAGGGGCAAGAAAACAGCCCCTCCCCATAACAGTGtacagggggtggggtgggcaggaggagggccTTGCTGTGAGCATTAAACAAGAATTTGCTATTGAATCTGCAGACAAAAGCCAACCTGGAACAGCAAGTTGTCTGTCAAATGCCTCTGCTGCAACCATTTTTGTTTAGAGAGCCACAAGATGCTGTGCAAGGACTGGCACCTCCAAAAGACTTCTGCTCCCATCCCTAACGATTTAAAGCAACACTGCCGTGGTTGTAGTGATATGAGCCATTCTCAAGATGCCTTAGCTGCAATTTTCCCCTAGGGGAAAAAACGATTTCAGTAATAATAGACACATCAGACTTTCCTGTCCAAGGTACCTTCCTCCTTTGCCAATTTAGActattatttattctgtttctatAGATTAGAAATTTAGATTATAGGTTTTTCTAAGCCTCACCCTCATCTGCATCTTAGACCTGACCTGGCCTCTGGACTGTCCATGCTTATCAGGGTGGGCAGTGGGGAAGGGACCCAGCCAGTCCCACTGCCTTCATGTCAAGCACCACTCACCTGTGCTGCTGCCGCTTAGCATCAGGAAAGGACCAAAGCACAGCTCTGTGTGGATGAGCTCCACCTACAgacccagcagcaccagccacaGGCATCTTTTTTCAGGTTTTAGCATTTTAAGATATTGTtaaggggaggggagaaacatTTTGCTGGTTTGACTGTTGAAATTCAGGTTTAACTTTGCAAGCTGTTAGCTGAGATGATCTCTGGTAGGACCTCACACCATTCTCTCTTTTAGGAGACATGTTTTGTGTTAAAGATGGTTTGATAAAACTATATAAACTGTTGGAATAAATAACACAGCCTTCAAGTACTGAAGGTGTTTTTTTCTGCCTGGATgtttcttctccctctgttttGCCTTGTAGCTAGTTGAGCTGCAGGGTGGTTACACCAGCTTCCCCTAAGAGGGAGATACAGAGTTGTGTTACAAGAGAGTCCCTTCCATTTGGACGTGTGAAACCCCACAGGTTTGCAGCACCCAGGTAGAAGCAGGTGCAGTTGGgcacagaaaatgctgaaagtCTGCCCTTACTTTCCCAGGTTTGCTGCCAGGCAGTACTTTTCCCACGGGTGTTTCATCCACCCGTGGAAGCGCTGCTCCCCTCCACGTTAGTACCCCAGAAGTCAAGCACAAGGCTGGCTTGGGACTTGGCGGAGTGGCCCAGATGCCAGCAGAAGAGGTGCTGGTGGGAAGAGGCATCTTCCCTCTGCAGCACAGAGCTATGAGCCCGGCTGGGATCGGCGGCCAGCACAGGGACAAGGCAGAGCTGGCCTGAGAAATACTCTCCACTGGTGACACAAGGACAAGCATCACCCTGACAGCCTAGGGAAGAACTGAATGTTACAAGTGTTGAGATTTATCAGAGAAAACAAGGCCTTAAATAAACAGAGAAGCGActgccagacagagagagaatgtGGGCCTCCAAGAAGCGATGGCCACGGGGCCACACAGAGATGTCCACAGCTGCAGCCCCCACAGGAAACGAGGATTTGGCAGCCAGGTAGCGGCTGCATCTGCTGCTTTGGCAGCTGCAAACCAGCTCGGCTACCGGAGCTGCGCGGATACTATTGCAGCTCTGTGCCTGGACTGCGGCCAAGAGCCTGCTCCCGTTTCCCCGTGCTTGGGGACAAAACAGCAGGTAGCTCCTGGGCTTGGCTGACCACACAGTTGAGTCTTTTAAGCCCCATTTCCAGCTCTCCTCAGTGccactgaacatttttttttggctcatgctgacacacacagagaaagctgaaaggcGGTGCAGAGGGACTGTGCACCGCGCAAGACCTCCAGCAGTCAAACGCGGGCTAATCTTAGGTCTCCCTCGTCAGAAAATATCTGTTCCAGAACTATATTTAGGCAGATGATTTAGGGACATGTTGGCCAGCTACCCTCAGAGGACAGGCGAGAGGCATCAGGTTCCCCCTACAAGTGAAAGAGCCAGCTCAGCTGCTGTCACCAATTGCGCTGAAAGACCAAGGGCATTGGCTTAATCCAGCCACATCCTGACTTGCAAAGTTGCTGA
This region of Harpia harpyja isolate bHarHar1 chromosome 1, bHarHar1 primary haplotype, whole genome shotgun sequence genomic DNA includes:
- the PKIG gene encoding cAMP-dependent protein kinase inhibitor gamma isoform X2, giving the protein MEVESSTYTDFISCDRAGRRNAVHDIQRDATTISMRKLTEDLGDLAVEGAESQRDATSSENDPGARPKGQENSPSP